The genomic window CGTGCATCAAGCAGCCACCGACCGCCGTATCGTGGGCCGAGCAGCAGGCGGCCGGGGGCACCAGCCCGCCGGAGCGGGTGATGCTCGCGTCGCCGGCTGCCTAACGACGCCGCGCCGGCGTCACGGCCACGTGAATACGCTCGACGGCGCAACGAGCTCACGGCTGAACCGGATGTCGCGCGGCTCGTGCGCGAACAGGTGGCTCGCGTTGAGCACGCTGAGCCGCACCTCCCACTTGGCGTGCGCGTCGTGGTTCACCGGCAGCGCCAGATCCAACCGCCACGTCTGCTGCGATCCCGGCGGAAACGCGCCGAGAATGCCGACGCCGACGCCGGTTTTGAGCGGCGTCGTGACGCCGAACGGCGCGTCGCCGGCCCATACGCGCCCCGCATCGGCGAAGAACGCGAGGCCGATGGCAGCCTGGTCGCGCACGCGGCCCATGAACCACCGGTCCTCGATCCGCGCCACGCCGCGCCGCGCCCCGGCGTCCTGAGAATTCAGGTACCCGCGCACGCCGCCGTCCACTTCGCCTAACGAAAGCTGGAACGGCACGCGCTGGTCCCACCCGCTGCCCCAGTCGATGGTGCCTACGAGCGTGTGGTTCGCCGTGATGCGGTGGTACGCCATGAGCCGCGCGCTGGCCAGAAGGCCATCCCACCCGTGGCTGCGATAATCTTGCCGGCCTTCCGCCGTCGCCGTCATATAGCCAAATGTCGTGGGCGTGCCCAAGCCGACGTACACTCCGCTCGCCAGGAACAAGTCGTCATCGCGGCCATCGAGAATCCGCACGCCGCGGCCGAGCAAATTGCCTAACTGAAAGCCGACGCGGACGTCCTGGGTGGCCTCGAGCGCGTCGAAATGCTGCACCGGCAGGAAGCTGAGACTCCGCAATCCCCAGAGCACGTTGATGCGCGTGTTGCGCCGCATCGGATACCGCGCGAGCAGGGTGTCGTAATTCACCGTCGACTCGGGCACCGGCGGCAACCCGATGTTGTCCACTTCGTGCGAAACCGAAAAGCCCAACAGACTCAATTTCCGGCCACCGCCGATGCGCACCACGCCGCCGACATCGCCGAATTTCCGATCGATCGCCACCGGCACGGGGTCGAGATCGCTGCGATCGAATCCGAACACGTCGCTCCGATCTTCGCCGATCACGCGCCACGCGATGCGCTGCAGGTCCGTGATGAACGGGTGGCTCAGGTCCATCAACAGGTTGCTCTGGCCGAGATCGAAGCGTTCGGCGGCGACGTTGAAGTGCCACGGATGTCCCCAGAACTGGTAATCCGTGTATCGGACGCCGTAGGTGTCGCGGAACTGTCCCTCGGCCCACTCGACCTGGACGGATCGGCCGCCGCCCAAAAAATTGCCTTCGCCCACGCGGAGCGACGTGATCCAGGGGCTGTGGCTCGCGGTGCCTAACGCAAGGATCGGCGTGAATTCATCGGTGGTCTCGGCCAGCAGAATCACGCCGCCCGCGCCGTCGTCGTAGGTGCCGATGTGCGCCTGCGCGATGAAGGGCTGCGCGCGCAGAATGCGTTCGGACTCGGCGATCTCGGCGGCGTTGCACGACATGCCCGGCTGCAGCAGGATGAATCGCTGCACCACCTGCGGCTTCGTGTTGGCATGGATCGAGGAGAGGATGCCGAGCGGCGTCGTCCACCACTTGCCGTTGCGCGGATAGTACGGCGGCCGCGTCTGGACCTCGATTTCCGAGATGCGCTGGCCCGCACACGCCACTTCCCGTCCCGCGACCTGGGCCGCTGCCGGCCGGCCCCAAGCCCCCATGGCCGCCGCCACCGCGCCGACGCCTAACGCAACACGGCAGATCGGCATGCGGCGCCCGGCGCCCGGGCTCAGCGGCCCATGCGGCGCTTCAGCTCCTCGAGCCGCCGCTCCGCGTCCGCCTCGCGCGCCGACCGGTCGGCCGCCCGTCGCAGTCCGGCGAGGTCCGCGTCCAACGAAGCATCCGCGGATTCCGAAGGAGAACTGCTCGCCGACGATGGCGACGGGCCGCCCACGCCAGGCAGCCCCGCACCCGACGCCATCGAGTGAAACTGCTCCGTCATCTCCGCCAACTCCTGCTCCGCCAACGCCAATTCGGATGTCTGCGCTTGGAGCTTTCGCTCCAGCATCGCGATCCGGTCCTGGTGCTTGGTCGCATAGCGCTCAGCGAGACGCACCGTCTCCGCATCGTGGATGTCCGCCGCCATCTTCCCTCGACGCCGCGCCGTCTCCAACTCGGTCTGCTCGTGCTCGAGCTGCGCACGCGTCATCCCGATCGCCGCGCGGACCTCCGAAACGCCGACCTTCGCTTCCACCAATGCTTCGCGCATCATCGCAAGAACCGCGCGCCCTTCCCCAGGAGAGGACGCGCGGCTCATCGCGTCGCGCCAGGCTTGTCTCATATTCTCGAACATGGCGTCCGTCCTCGACGCCCAACGGAAAAGTCCGCCATCACGATTTGCGTGGCGTCTTGGCGTAGAACTCGCTCATCCGCAGCTCCACGTCCTGCGATCGGCACTTGGGACACGTGACGTCGGCGTGGCCATGCTGCGAAATCGACTCGCGCACCGAGAACGTCGATCGGCACGCGCGGCATTGATATTCGTACGTTGGCATACGGCACCCTCGCGAAGATGCTGGCTGTCCAGTTACGATACGAATCGCTTGGTCGCGCGCGCAACCCATATCGCATCTTCTATATCCTCACGCATGTCACGATCCGATCCGGCCGCCTCCATCATCGCCGCCATCGCCGTCCCCGCTGGAATGGCGCGCATCGCGATCTCGGCTACCGCGCGCACCGATGATCACCGACGACGCGTTCGGCTCAACGCGGCGTACGTCGACGCCATCGAGCGAGCAGGAGCGGTGCCATTGGTCGTGCCGCCGCTCGCCAGCATCGCCCACGCCGCTGCAGTCATTGACGTCTGCGACGGACTCGTGCTCACGGGCGGCGAAGACATCGATCCGGATCGTTACGGCTCGGCGCGCGACGCCACGGTCGAAGACACGAATCCCGAGCGCGATGCCACCGAGATCGCTCTGGTCGAGGCCGCACGGCTTAACCTGTGCCCAACATTTGCCATTTGCCGTGGCCTGCAATTGCTCAATGTCGCGCTCGGCGGCTCGCTCGTGCAGGACATCCCGAGTCAACGCCCCGGCTCGCTGAATCACGACCCGTCCGGCCCACGAACAGCGCGCGTGCACGAAGTTGACATCGAAGCCGGATCAGCGCTTGCCTGTACGCTTGGCTCTACCCGGCTGCGCGTGAACTCGTTCCACCATCAGGCAGCGGACCGGGTCGCCGAGGGACTGCGCGCGACGGCATGGGCGCCGGACGGGATCATCGAAGGCCTGGAGTGGCGCGGGTCTGACGGCTGGTGGGCGGTCGCCGTGCAGTGGCATCCGGAGGAATTGGTCATCGGTCCGGAGCCCGCACCGGATGCGAACCTGTTTACGGAGTTCGTGCGCCGAGCAGCCGCGTCCAGACCGGATTCCCGCCGCGCGAGTTTTCCGCCAGACGCCTAACTGTTCGGCGGGGTCCGGATCGCGTGCACGTCCTCAGCTCACATGCCGCCAGCGAAATTCATCCTTCACCTGGCGCATCAGCCGTTCGGGCGTGTGCAGCGTGGGGAAGAACACGCTGTCGCTCATCTCGTTGAGCGCCACGCGGATGACCGCAAATCGAGCCGCCGCTTCGCGGAACAACACGTCCAGCCCATGCTCGTGCGCCAGGCGATGGTCCGCGGCCAGCTGGAAGCCGCGCCGTCCCAGCTCCTCGTAGTACTCGAGGTCGGGGCCGCCCCGCCGCCAGCGGCGCTGCTCGATGCGGTCCGGAAAGAGTCCGCTCAGCCACAGCGCGTAGTTGCCGAGATGCTGCCTAACGAGAAAACTGCGGCGCACATCGCCGTCGTTCACATCATCGAGTAGCGCGGCGAGCGTGTCGTATTCCTGGTCGTCGTGTTCGTCGATGCGCGTCGCCCGGCTCCGGGCGCCGAAATGGAGCACGATGGCCGCCACGTAGTCGGCGAGCGCGCGGTCGCCTTCGCCGGCGCGCCGCAGCGCCTGCCGGACGATCACGTAACAGAAGAGCGGCCACGACGCGCGCATGCCTAACCGCGACGGACCCTCCAACAACGCCGCGAGCAGCCGCGGATCGTCCAGGAGCGCGTCGACACCGTGCTCCCGTAAGGCATCTTCCGCTTCCTCGAGCGCGGCGCGCGAAGATTGGCCAATCAGCCGGAGCGCCAGTTGCGCGTCATCGCGCGTGAGCGAAGCCCGAACGTTGCCGAGAATCATCTTCACCCTCCGATGGATCTCGTGTATGTCATACACCTGTTCGCACGGCGCGGGCCGCGGGGCCGTCCTTGTGTGACGACTTACTGGCACGCGGGCAATTCGGCCGGTCCACCTGCACGGCGGCACTCCGCGCCCGAGAGTGCCAGCGTGATGCGGAACACACTCGCCGTCCTTTGCATTTCCTAAGAAGCCGGGGCATCTTGCGCCGTCGCCCTCGTGCTCCGATGCCGAATGGCCGTGCGAATGGGAACCGCACGGGCTGCTTCGCGGTATGATTCATACAGACCATGCTCTACATCTGCATCCCGGCGTTCGACGAAGCGCCCACCATTGGCTTGCTGCTCTGGCGCATCCGCAAGGTGCTGGAGGAGCATCCGCGCGAATACGAATTGATCGTGCTCGACGATGGCAGCACCGACGCCACCGCCGACACGCTCAAACCGTATGCCGACGTGTTGCCGCTCACGATCCTTCGGAATGATCAGTGTCGCGGCTACGCGAGTGCGCTCGACACGTTAGCCCGCACGGCCGCCAAGCGGACGCGGTATCCACGCCGTGACGCCGCCATCTTCATGCAAGGCGACTTCACCGACCAACCGGAGCACCTGCCGGAGCTGATCAAGCGCTTCGAGGGCGGAGCCGATGTGGTCATCGCGGAGCAGCCGCCATCGCCGCGCGTCCCCGTGGCAGTGCGCCGCCTGCGGCTCCTCGCGCCGTGGGTCGTTCGGCCGTTCCTCAAGGTGGCCGGAGTCACCGATCCATTCGGCACGTTTCGTCTGTTCCGCATCTCGGTCCTGCGCGATGTCATTCGCGACGCCGGGGATGCGCCGATCGTGCAGTGGAGCGGTTGGGCGGCCAACGTCGAACTGTTAGTCAAGACGACCCGCCTGGCGCGTCGCGTGGAAACCGTCACGCTGGATGCGCGATACGATCTGCGACCACGCGCGTCGCGCGTTCGGCCGCTCGCGGCGGCGTTGGACCTCTACCGCTTCGGTTGGGCAAGTCGGCGCCGTCGCGCGACGAGCCCGTCGACATGACAATGCGGGCCGTGCGACTCCCGCGCCGCACCGCGACGATCGGTGCGGCACTCGGCGCTTGCGCCTTGATCGCCGCGGCGGCGGCGGCGCAGCCGACGTCGCCCGCCGCGACGCAACCGGCGCCATCCGCGGCGCGCAGCGACTCCACACCGCGTCCATTCGGCGTCGGCGAAAAATTGACGTACTCGGTGGCCGTTGGCGGAGCAAAAGTCGGCAGCGGCGACATGCACATCGTCGGCATCGACACCGTGGACGGACATCCGACCTATCACTCGCTGTTCACCGTCGATGGCGGCTTCCTGATGTTCAAGGTGCACGACGTGCTCGAAAGCTGGTTCGATACCGCGACTCTCTCGTCGCGCCGATTCGTCCAGAAAATTCACGAAGTGAATTACGAAAAGCAGCGGAGCTACCAGATCTGGCCCGAAAAGTCCCAGATGCAGCAACAGGGCTATCCGGTGATGCCGAGCGTTCCGAATCCGTTGGATGACGGGTCGTTCCTTTACTTTGTGCGTACGCTGCCGCTCGAGGTTGGAAAGACGTACACGTTCAACCGCTATTTCCGCCCCGAGAAGAACCCGGTGATCGTGAAGGTGCTGCGGAAGGAGCGCGTCACGGTACCGGCCGGCACCTTCGACGCAATCGTCATCCAACCGATCATCAAGTCGCAGGGATTGTTCTCCGAGGGCGGCGAAGCCCAGATCTGGCTGAGCGACGATCCGCGGCACATTGTTGTGCAGATGAAAGCCAAAGTGCCCGTGTTGAGAACCCTCGATCTGTACCTGCAATCGTACCAGCCGCCGATCACGGAGACCGCGGAGGACCGGTGAAGCGTGAGGCCGACTTGTCGGCCGTCCGCACCGTTCCGATCGCACGCCGGCCCAACAAAGTGCGCGCCGAGGAGTTCGCGGCGCCGCCCCGTTCAGGCGCCGGCGTGGAGCGTTCATTCGCGACGTTTCTCCAATCGCTGCCGGATGTACTCGTCGCGCGCGACTTTCGTCGCGTGATCGATGCCATCGTCGCGGCCACTGGGCGCCGCGGCGTGATCGTAATGATCGGCGGCCACGTGATAAAGACCGGGCTCGCGCCGCTGCTGCTCGACCTCATGCGCCGTCACGTCATCACGCACCTGGCGATGAACGGATCGGCCGCCATCCATGATTACGAGATCGCGCGCTGGGGAGGAACGTCGGAAGATGTGGCCGCCGGGCTCCGCGACGGCACGTTCGGCATGGCCGATGAAACCGGCCGCGGCATGAACGACGCCTTTGCGTTAGGCATGGAGCACGGCTGGGGCATGGGAGAAGCGCTCGGACGTGCGCTGGCCGGCGAGCCCGCCCTCGCCCACCCGGAATTGTCCGTGCTGCTGGGCGCGCACAGTCTGGGCGTGCCGCTCACAGTGCACGCCGCCATCGGGGCCGAAATCATCCATCAGCATCCGGCTGCCAGCGGCGCCGCCATCGGCGACACCAGCCACCGCGACTTTCGGCGGTTGGCAGCATCCGTGTCGGCCGTACACGACGGCGGGGTCGTGCTCAACATCGGCAGCGCCGTGGTGATGCCCGAAGTGTTCCTCAAGGCGCTCACGATTGCGCGCAATCTCGATCGCGGCCGCCCAACGAACTTCACGACTTGCGATCTCGACATGGCGCGCCACTATCGGCCGCGCGTGAACGTGGTGCAGCGCCCAACGCTCGAGGGCGGACAGGGCTTCGAAATCACCGGGCACCACGAGCTCATGGTGCCGATGTTGGTGTGGGGCGTCGTGGAGGGCTTGGAGCGCCGCGAGACAGTCTGACGGCGTACGGCCGGCGCAGCGCGCGATGCGCGCCGGCCGGCCTAAAGACTAACGGCGATCAGC from Gemmatimonadaceae bacterium includes these protein-coding regions:
- a CDS encoding zinc ribbon domain-containing protein, which encodes MPTYEYQCRACRSTFSVRESISQHGHADVTCPKCRSQDVELRMSEFYAKTPRKS
- a CDS encoding gamma-glutamyl-gamma-aminobutyrate hydrolase family protein; translation: MVARATHIASSISSRMSRSDPAASIIAAIAVPAGMARIAISATARTDDHRRRVRLNAAYVDAIERAGAVPLVVPPLASIAHAAAVIDVCDGLVLTGGEDIDPDRYGSARDATVEDTNPERDATEIALVEAARLNLCPTFAICRGLQLLNVALGGSLVQDIPSQRPGSLNHDPSGPRTARVHEVDIEAGSALACTLGSTRLRVNSFHHQAADRVAEGLRATAWAPDGIIEGLEWRGSDGWWAVAVQWHPEELVIGPEPAPDANLFTEFVRRAAASRPDSRRASFPPDA
- a CDS encoding glycosyltransferase family 2 protein, whose translation is MLYICIPAFDEAPTIGLLLWRIRKVLEEHPREYELIVLDDGSTDATADTLKPYADVLPLTILRNDQCRGYASALDTLARTAAKRTRYPRRDAAIFMQGDFTDQPEHLPELIKRFEGGADVVIAEQPPSPRVPVAVRRLRLLAPWVVRPFLKVAGVTDPFGTFRLFRISVLRDVIRDAGDAPIVQWSGWAANVELLVKTTRLARRVETVTLDARYDLRPRASRVRPLAAALDLYRFGWASRRRRATSPST
- a CDS encoding DUF3108 domain-containing protein, with the translated sequence MTMRAVRLPRRTATIGAALGACALIAAAAAAQPTSPAATQPAPSAARSDSTPRPFGVGEKLTYSVAVGGAKVGSGDMHIVGIDTVDGHPTYHSLFTVDGGFLMFKVHDVLESWFDTATLSSRRFVQKIHEVNYEKQRSYQIWPEKSQMQQQGYPVMPSVPNPLDDGSFLYFVRTLPLEVGKTYTFNRYFRPEKNPVIVKVLRKERVTVPAGTFDAIVIQPIIKSQGLFSEGGEAQIWLSDDPRHIVVQMKAKVPVLRTLDLYLQSYQPPITETAEDR